Proteins encoded in a region of the Globicephala melas chromosome 1, mGloMel1.2, whole genome shotgun sequence genome:
- the CRTC2 gene encoding CREB-regulated transcription coactivator 2 isoform X2, with protein MATSGANGPGSATASASNPRKFSEKIALQKQRQAEETAAFEEVMMDIGSTRLQAQKLRLAYTRSSHYGGSLPNVNQIGCGLAEFQSPLHSPLDSSRSTRHHGLVERVQRDPRRMVSPLRRYPRHIDSSPYSPAYLSPPPESSWRRTSSDSALHTSVMNPSPQDTYPGPAPPSVLPSRRGGFLDGETDSKVPAIEENLPDDKHLLKPWDAKKLSSSSSRPRSCEVPGINIFPSPDQPATVPVLPPAMNTGGSLPDLTNLHFPPPLPTPLDPEETVYPSLSGGNSTSNLTHTMTHLGISGGLGLGPGYDAPGLHSPLSHPSLQSSLSNPNLQASLSSPQPQLQGSHSHPSLPASSLARHALSTTSLGHPSLSAPALSSSSSSSSASSPVLGAPPYPASTPGASPHHRRVPLSPLSLPAGPADARRSQQQLPKQFSPTMSPTLSSITQGVALDTSKLPSDQRLPPYPYSPPSLVLPTQPPTPKPLQQPGLPSQACSVQPSGGQPPGRQLHYGTLYPPSPSGHGQQSYHRPMSDFSLGNLEQFSMENPSTSLALDPPGFSEGPGFLGGEGPVSGPQDPHALNHQNLTHCSRHGSGPNIILTGDPSPGFSKEISAALAGVPGFEVSAAGLELGLGLEEELRMEPLGLEGLNMLSDPCALLPDPAVEDSFRSDRLQ; from the exons ATGGCGACGTCGGGGGCGAACGGGCCCGGCTCGGCCACGGCCTCAGCTTCCAATCCGCGCAAGTTTAGTGAGAAGATCGCGCTGCAGAAGCAGCGTCAGGCCGAGGAGACGGCGGCCTTCGAGGAGGTGATGATGGACATCGGCTCCACCCGG TTACAGGCCCAAAAACTGCGACTGGCATACACAAGGAGCTCCCACTATGGTGGCTCTCTGCCCAACGTGAACCAGATTGGCTGTGGCCTGGCTGAGTTCCAG AGCCCCCTCCACTCCCCTTTGGATTCATCCCGGAGCACTCGGCACCACGGGCTGGTGGAACGGGTGCAGCGAGATCCCCGAAGAATGGTGTCCCCACTTCGCCGCTACCCCCGC CACATTGACAGCTCTCCCTATAGTCCTGCCTACTTATCTCCTCCCCCGGAGTCCAGCTGGCGGAG GACAAGCTCTGACTCTGCCCTTCACACAAGTGTGATGAACCCCAGCCCTCAGGACACTTATCCAGGCCCTGCACCCCCCAGCGTCCTGCCCAGCCGCCGGGGAG GTTTTCTGGATGGCGAAACGGACTCCAAAG TCCCTGCTATTGAGGAGAACTTGCCAGATGACAAGCATTTGCTGAAACCATGGGATGCTAAGAAG ctgtccTCATCCTCCTCCCGACCTCGGTCCTGTGAAGTCCCTGGAATTAA catCTTTCCATCTCCTGACCAGCCTGCCACTGTGCCTGTCCTCCCACCTGCCATGAACACGGGAGGCTCCCTACCTGACCTCACCAACCTGCACTTTCCCCCACCGCTGCCCACCCCCCTGGACCCAGAGGAGACAGTCTACCCCAGCCTGAGTGGGGGCAACAGTACCTCCAATTTGACCCACACCATGACCCACCTGGGCATCAGcgggggcctgggcctgggcccagGCTATGATGCACCAG GACTTCATTCACCTCTCAGCCACCCATCCTTGCAGTCTTCCCTAAGCAATCCCAACCTCCAGGCTTCCCTGAGCAGTCCTCAGCCCCAGCTCCAGGGCTCCCACAGTCACCCCTCACTGCCTGCCTCCTCCTTGGCCCGCCATGCACTGTCCACCACCTCCCTGGGTCACCCCTCACTCAGCGCCCcggccctctcctcctcctcttcctcctcttctgcttCATCTCCGGTGCTGGGTGCCCCCCCTTACCCAGCTTCTACCCCTGGGGCCTCTCCCCACCACCGCCGTGTGCCCCTCAGTCCCCTGAGTTTGCCCGCGGGCCCAGCCGACGCCAGAAGGTCCCAACAGCAACTGCCCAAACAGTTTTCGCCAACAATGTCACCCACCTTGTCTTCCATCACTCAG GGCGTCGCCCTGGACACCAGTAAGCTGCCCAGTGACCAGCGGCTGCCTCCATACCCGTACAGTCCCCCAAGTTTGGTTCTGCCCACCCAGCCACCCACCCCAAAGCCTCTGCAGCAGCCAGGGCTGCCCTCTCAGGCCTGCTCAGTGCAGCCCTCCGGTGGGCAGCCCCCAGGCAGGCAGCTGCACTATGGGACACTGTACCCACCCAGCCCCAGTGGGCATGGGCAACAGTCTTACCACCGGCCGATGAGTGACTTCAGCCTGGGGAAC CTGGAGCAGTTCAGCATGGAGAACCCATCAACCAGCCTGGCGCTGGATCCCCCTGGCTTTTCCGAAGGGCCTGGATTTTTAGGCGGTGAGGGGCCAGTGAGTGGCCCCCAGGACCCCCATGCCCTCAACCACCAGAACTTAACCCACTGTTCCCGCCATGGCTCAGGGCCTAACATCATCCTCACAG GAGACCCTTCCCCCGGTTTCTCTAAGGAGATTTCAGCGGCCCTGGCTGGAGTGCCCGGTTTTGAGGTGTCAGCAgctgggctggagctggggctggggctggaggaggagctgcGCATGGAGCCTCTGGGCCTGGAGGGGCTCAACATGCTGAGCGACCCCTGTGCCCTGCTGCCTGACCCTGCTGTGGAGGACTCGTTCCGCAGTGACCGGCTGCAGTGA
- the CRTC2 gene encoding CREB-regulated transcription coactivator 2 isoform X1 yields MATSGANGPGSATASASNPRKFSEKIALQKQRQAEETAAFEEVMMDIGSTRLQAQKLRLAYTRSSHYGGSLPNVNQIGCGLAEFQSPLHSPLDSSRSTRHHGLVERVQRDPRRMVSPLRRYPRHIDSSPYSPAYLSPPPESSWRRTMPWGNFPAEKGQLFRLPSALNRTSSDSALHTSVMNPSPQDTYPGPAPPSVLPSRRGGFLDGETDSKVPAIEENLPDDKHLLKPWDAKKLSSSSSRPRSCEVPGINIFPSPDQPATVPVLPPAMNTGGSLPDLTNLHFPPPLPTPLDPEETVYPSLSGGNSTSNLTHTMTHLGISGGLGLGPGYDAPGLHSPLSHPSLQSSLSNPNLQASLSSPQPQLQGSHSHPSLPASSLARHALSTTSLGHPSLSAPALSSSSSSSSASSPVLGAPPYPASTPGASPHHRRVPLSPLSLPAGPADARRSQQQLPKQFSPTMSPTLSSITQGVALDTSKLPSDQRLPPYPYSPPSLVLPTQPPTPKPLQQPGLPSQACSVQPSGGQPPGRQLHYGTLYPPSPSGHGQQSYHRPMSDFSLGNLEQFSMENPSTSLALDPPGFSEGPGFLGGEGPVSGPQDPHALNHQNLTHCSRHGSGPNIILTGDPSPGFSKEISAALAGVPGFEVSAAGLELGLGLEEELRMEPLGLEGLNMLSDPCALLPDPAVEDSFRSDRLQ; encoded by the exons ATGGCGACGTCGGGGGCGAACGGGCCCGGCTCGGCCACGGCCTCAGCTTCCAATCCGCGCAAGTTTAGTGAGAAGATCGCGCTGCAGAAGCAGCGTCAGGCCGAGGAGACGGCGGCCTTCGAGGAGGTGATGATGGACATCGGCTCCACCCGG TTACAGGCCCAAAAACTGCGACTGGCATACACAAGGAGCTCCCACTATGGTGGCTCTCTGCCCAACGTGAACCAGATTGGCTGTGGCCTGGCTGAGTTCCAG AGCCCCCTCCACTCCCCTTTGGATTCATCCCGGAGCACTCGGCACCACGGGCTGGTGGAACGGGTGCAGCGAGATCCCCGAAGAATGGTGTCCCCACTTCGCCGCTACCCCCGC CACATTGACAGCTCTCCCTATAGTCCTGCCTACTTATCTCCTCCCCCGGAGTCCAGCTGGCGGAG GACAATGCCCTGGGGCAATTTCCCTGCAGAGAAGGGGCAGTTGTTTCGACTACCATCTGCACTTAACAG GACAAGCTCTGACTCTGCCCTTCACACAAGTGTGATGAACCCCAGCCCTCAGGACACTTATCCAGGCCCTGCACCCCCCAGCGTCCTGCCCAGCCGCCGGGGAG GTTTTCTGGATGGCGAAACGGACTCCAAAG TCCCTGCTATTGAGGAGAACTTGCCAGATGACAAGCATTTGCTGAAACCATGGGATGCTAAGAAG ctgtccTCATCCTCCTCCCGACCTCGGTCCTGTGAAGTCCCTGGAATTAA catCTTTCCATCTCCTGACCAGCCTGCCACTGTGCCTGTCCTCCCACCTGCCATGAACACGGGAGGCTCCCTACCTGACCTCACCAACCTGCACTTTCCCCCACCGCTGCCCACCCCCCTGGACCCAGAGGAGACAGTCTACCCCAGCCTGAGTGGGGGCAACAGTACCTCCAATTTGACCCACACCATGACCCACCTGGGCATCAGcgggggcctgggcctgggcccagGCTATGATGCACCAG GACTTCATTCACCTCTCAGCCACCCATCCTTGCAGTCTTCCCTAAGCAATCCCAACCTCCAGGCTTCCCTGAGCAGTCCTCAGCCCCAGCTCCAGGGCTCCCACAGTCACCCCTCACTGCCTGCCTCCTCCTTGGCCCGCCATGCACTGTCCACCACCTCCCTGGGTCACCCCTCACTCAGCGCCCcggccctctcctcctcctcttcctcctcttctgcttCATCTCCGGTGCTGGGTGCCCCCCCTTACCCAGCTTCTACCCCTGGGGCCTCTCCCCACCACCGCCGTGTGCCCCTCAGTCCCCTGAGTTTGCCCGCGGGCCCAGCCGACGCCAGAAGGTCCCAACAGCAACTGCCCAAACAGTTTTCGCCAACAATGTCACCCACCTTGTCTTCCATCACTCAG GGCGTCGCCCTGGACACCAGTAAGCTGCCCAGTGACCAGCGGCTGCCTCCATACCCGTACAGTCCCCCAAGTTTGGTTCTGCCCACCCAGCCACCCACCCCAAAGCCTCTGCAGCAGCCAGGGCTGCCCTCTCAGGCCTGCTCAGTGCAGCCCTCCGGTGGGCAGCCCCCAGGCAGGCAGCTGCACTATGGGACACTGTACCCACCCAGCCCCAGTGGGCATGGGCAACAGTCTTACCACCGGCCGATGAGTGACTTCAGCCTGGGGAAC CTGGAGCAGTTCAGCATGGAGAACCCATCAACCAGCCTGGCGCTGGATCCCCCTGGCTTTTCCGAAGGGCCTGGATTTTTAGGCGGTGAGGGGCCAGTGAGTGGCCCCCAGGACCCCCATGCCCTCAACCACCAGAACTTAACCCACTGTTCCCGCCATGGCTCAGGGCCTAACATCATCCTCACAG GAGACCCTTCCCCCGGTTTCTCTAAGGAGATTTCAGCGGCCCTGGCTGGAGTGCCCGGTTTTGAGGTGTCAGCAgctgggctggagctggggctggggctggaggaggagctgcGCATGGAGCCTCTGGGCCTGGAGGGGCTCAACATGCTGAGCGACCCCTGTGCCCTGCTGCCTGACCCTGCTGTGGAGGACTCGTTCCGCAGTGACCGGCTGCAGTGA
- the SLC39A1 gene encoding zinc transporter ZIP1 encodes MGPWGEPELLVWRPEAAASEPPVPMGLEVKLGALVLLLVLTLICSLVPICVLRRPGANPEASASRQKALSLVSCFAGGVFLATCLLDLLPDYLAAIDEALAALHVTLQFPLQEFILAMGFFLVLVMEQITMAYKEQSGPPPREDMRALLGTANGGLQHWNDRPEVPQAGGAPAAPSALRACVLVFSLALHSVFEGLAVGLQRDRARAMELCLALLLHKGILAVSLSLRLLQSHLRAQVVAGCGILFSCMTPLGIGLGAALAESAGPLHQLAQSVLEGMAAGTFLYITFLEILPQELATSEQRILKVILLLGGFALLTGLLFIQV; translated from the exons ATGGGGCCCTGGGGAGAGCCAGAGCTCCTGGTGTGGCGCCCCGAGGCAGCAGCCTCAGAGCCCCCAGTGCCCATGGGACTGGAGGTGAAGTTGGGGGCCCTGGTGTTGTTGCTGGTACTCACTCTCATCTGCAGTCTGGTGCCCATCTGCGTGCTGCGCCGGCCCGGCGCTAACCCTGAAGCCTCAG CCTCCCGCCAAAAAGCCCTGAGTCTGGTAAGCTGCTTTGCGGGTGGTGTCTTTCTGGCCACATGTCTCCTGGACCTGCTGCCTGACTACCTGGCTGCCATAGATGAGGCCCTGGCAGCCCTTCATGTGACG CTCCAGTTCCCCCTACAAGAGTTCATCCTGGCCATGGGCTTCTTCCTGGTCCTGGTGATGGAGCAGATCACGATGGCTTACAAGGAACAGTCGGGGCCACCGCCTCGAGAGGACATGAGGGCTTTGCTGGGAACAGCGAATGGTGGGCTGCAGCACTGGAATGACAGACCAGAGGTCCCACAGGCAGGTGGAGCCCCGGCAGCCCCCTCAGCCCTACGTGCCTGTGTACTGGTCTTCTCCCTGGCCCTGCATTCAGTGTTTGAGGGACTGGCAGTGGGGCTGCAGCGAGACCGGGCTCGGGCCATGGAGTTGTGCCTGGCTTTGCTGCTCCACAAGGGTATCCTGGCAGTTAGCTTATCCCTGCGGCTGCTGCAGAGCCACCTGCGAGCACAGGTTGTGGCTGGCTGTGGGATCCTCTTCTCATGCATGACACCCCTGGGCATTGGACTGGGTGCAGCTCTGGCAGAGTCAGCAGGGCCACTGCACCAGCTGGCTCAGTCTGTGCTGGAGGGCATGGCGGCTGGCACCTTTCTCTATATCACCTTCCTGGAAATCCTGCCCCAGGAGCTGGCCACTTCTGAGCAGAGAATCCTCAAGGTCATTCTGCTCCTAGGAGGCTTTGCCTTGCTCACTGGCCTGCTCTTTATCCAAGTCTAG